TGTGCACATCAAGAACTGAACAGGAAGGTCCCAGGCCTGGCCGGGGGGATcgggggggagaggagacacATAGGAGCCAGCTGCTGGGGCTCTCAGTGGGCGGGCACAGAGCCAGAGGCTAAGCTGGCTCCCAGGCAAGATGCCCAGACCTGTCCTGGCAGGTACGTATGGCATATGGAGTCCAGGACAGACAAGGAGCGCCCTCAATGGCACTGCCTAACAGCCAGTGACCCCAACCCCCAGAGATCTGTGTGGGGGCACCAAGGGTGTCTGAACGGGCAGCCTGCCccagtgggggtgaggggtgctgtgcaggggagggccTGGCTCGGCTCACTCACCTTTTCCTGTTCCCAGGCCTGGCCCTGCTGGTCACGCTGGGTCAGGTCCCCCTGAAGCCACTGCatgtcctgctccagcccctgggccCGCTGCTCTGCcttcgggggggaaggggaaaccagTGTGACCCCACCATCCCCTCTGGGCCCCCAATGCTCTGCCTGGGCAGTGGTTGGGGGGAATCAGTGtcccatcccccctgccccccgaggCATGTCCTGCCTGTGTGGGAAGAGTTCAGCATAGACCTCCCTGGCAGACACACTCCTTTAGGGGGCACAGAACAGGCCCCTCCCCATTCCCAAGGACCCTCCCCCCATATCACCAgccccctcacctgccccagctgctgctgtagcCTCTCCATCTCCGACCGGAGGCTGCACAAGGAGGCTGGGAAGAgacagatggggcagggggtgagtcACCATGAGGGGTAGGGATGAGCAAccaacacacccacccacctcccctagTCCCCACTTACCCTCCATGACCTCTGCGGGCAGGAGCAACGGAGCCgcaaggggagagggggagagaagagagacagTGTTACAGCGAGGGGGGGGGTGCTTTACCTGCCATGACACCCCCAGCCCAACCCACTTTCCCACCTCCACcagccctttcccctcccccaccattgtCCCCATGCCCCCAACCACCCCCTTACGGCTCTCCTCGCGCTGGGCCTCCAGAACCCCCTGCAGCTGGGCCCGGGCGGCCTCCTTCTCGTCTAGTCGCTCACGCAGTGTGACGATCTCAATGCGCAGCCGCTCGCTATGGTGCTCACTGGCTCGGCGCAGGGTCCCAGCCTCCTCCTGCAGCCGGCGCACCAGGGCCTGCAGTTCctggggggagatggggtgggagagagctGTACCCCAAAGCCAGCACCTACAGCTCCTGGGGGCGATGGGGGAGAGCCGTACCTCCGTACCCCCAATGCCAGCACCTacagctcctgggggagggggtgagatcCATACCTCAATATCCCCCCCTACACCTACAGctcctggggggctggggttgAGACCCACACCTCAATATCCCCCCCTACACctcctggggggctggggttgAGACCCACACCTCAATATCCCCGCCCTCCACCAATGCCTACAGGTCCTGGTAGGGGCTGGAGGTTTGCATGGGAGTGCacgctctgccccaccccacacacctccccgGGGAGGGTCAGGGAGATGACCTAGAGCCCCCGCTACCCCCTGGGCGTCTGGTCTCAGCCTCTGCGGTACCTGCACGGAGCTCAGCAGTGGTGGCTCCTCAGCAGGAGTCGGGGTGGGCCGAGAGCCCCGTAGCCCCTCATTCTCCTCGCTCAGCCGCTGCACCTCGTAGCTGAGCCGCTTGTGAGATGACGCCAGGtcggcctgggggagggggtggggtgagcagggggattggattcCCCTCACCACCATGATCCTCACCAGTGACCCCCACCATggatcccagccccccagccacccaccctccattccccccacccaccttctGCACCTAGTCTTCCCCACCCTGCCGGGCACCCCCCTGCTCACAATCTGCTCCTGGGTCCGGTGCTGGGTCTGGGACACGGTCACCTGCAGgttctgcagcagctgctccgAGTTCTGGATCTGATCCAGCAGCACCAGCACCTGGGAGAGACTCAGCCATCAGCACGAAGCAACCTGGCCACAGGGAGAGGGGCTGCACGTCAGCcctgggggcactggcagagctgggggcagggctgggctaacggggctGCGGGCTGGAAATAAGGGGCACCGACAAagcgggggagtgggggggctgcggggcaccagcacagctgggcaggggagcccagggctgggctagcatgGGGCTGCgcggcaccggcagagctgggggcggagggggggagcCCAGTACTGGGCTAGCATGGGGCTGCGCgccaccggcagagctgggggcggagggggggagcCCAGTACTGGGCTAGCATggggctgcgtggcactggcagagctgggggcggagggggggagcccagggctgggctagcagggggcggaggggcaccagcagagctggagggacagcgggggaagcccagggctgggctagcagggggctgtggggcaccggcagagctggaggggcagcagggggagcccagggctgggctagcagggggctgtggggcactgGAAGAACTGGGgcggagtggggagcccagggctgggctagcaggggctgtggggcaccggcagagctgggggagggggagcccagggttgggctagcaggggactgtgggtcaccggcagagctgggtgaggaGCAGCAGCCCATGGTACCTGCTTGCACAGTCCTCGCTGCTCCGTGTTAATGCCTCCTGCAGTCGCAGCTTCTCCTGCATCGCTGCCTCCAGCTGCTCGCTCAGCTGCTGCCAGGACTCCTGGTGCTGCCtggcctgtgggggggggggaaggctgagGTCACAGgtcaccctgccccagccacatcctccccaccccagctctagCAACCCTGCACAGcatcccctcatcccccccaggATCTCCGCTCCCCACAACTCCAGCTGCCCTCCTCTCTTTTCCCTACACATCTGTCAACCCCCAGCCCACTCCCACCTCctggccccccaccctgcccacagcTTCCCCCCTCCAGTCTCACCTCCTGCTGCAGTTGCGTCCACTCCCCATCAGGCACCAGCTGGAAGCCAGGGGGCGGCAGGTAGATGCTCTCGGGCACCAGGGTGCCGGTGGACAGCAGGGAGGCTGTGTCCTCATGCTCTGGACTGGGCCGGCGCCGGGGCCAGCCAGTGCTGGAGCTGGCGATGGAGACGCTGTCGCAGCCACGGGCGAAGGCCAGGCCGCCTCCTGGTTCCTCCTCACCCTCCGGTCCGGAGCcttcatccccctctcccccagggtgggcagggggcaCCCGGCTGGGAGCCTCCGCATCAGACAGCAGGGACTCCGATGAGCCGCAGAGCAAGCCCTGGGGGGGAAGGAGTCACAGGGCAGAGtgagccccccccaacacagTCAGAACCACCCAAGTCCATTCACATTGggcactccttccctccccccaaa
This DNA window, taken from Dermochelys coriacea isolate rDerCor1 chromosome 6, rDerCor1.pri.v4, whole genome shotgun sequence, encodes the following:
- the RABEP2 gene encoding rab GTPase-binding effector protein 2, producing MEEPCGADGLGGRPAALQEPDVLVAAVGAELDPDPRGRIQALRGELAAALAEVETLRAVATVSEGTKQEAVATVRRQCQEEVASLQTILKDTISSYEARLVALQQEQHGGSSWGGRELSCLQQQRTQGNPLDSLEQQMEKAQKDSERLRSIVLPMEEEIAQLKSKLSRAEGLIQGLRGPEGLLCGSSESLLSDAEAPSRVPPAHPGGEGDEGSGPEGEEEPGGGLAFARGCDSVSIASSSTGWPRRRPSPEHEDTASLLSTGTLVPESIYLPPPGFQLVPDGEWTQLQQEARQHQESWQQLSEQLEAAMQEKLRLQEALTRSSEDCASSLSQVLVLLDQIQNSEQLLQNLQVTVSQTQHRTQEQIADLASSHKRLSYEVQRLSEENEGLRGSRPTPTPAEEPPLLSSVQELQALVRRLQEEAGTLRRASEHHSERLRIEIVTLRERLDEKEAARAQLQGVLEAQREESQVMEASLCSLRSEMERLQQQLGQAEQRAQGLEQDMQWLQGDLTQRDQQGQAWEQEKARLEAALSEQRGKLQRLQAELDTSEQVQRDFVRLSQTLQVQLERIRQAPSLEQVRSIVDGTQLKDVAELKDP